One Heyndrickxia oleronia genomic window, AAAGGGAAGCGAATAATACAGTTTCGCCGCCAAGAAATAACCAGAATCCTAAAAATTTATTTTTCCCTTCGAGGGTAGCTTTTTCAGGTGCTTCAGGCCATGTTTTTGGTGTGAATTTTTCTTCAACATGCATTTACGCCTTAACCCCCTTATCGTTATCATCTTCAATTAATTCTTCTTTATGAATGTGGAATCCATGATCATCTTTAAGAGATCGAATGAGCATAGAGCCTAAAGCTATAGCTAAACCAATAACTAAAACTGGAATTCCCCAAGTATTACCTTCGTCACGATGATGCATTGCACCAAAGGCTGCGATGAATAACCCGAAAGAAATAAATACTGGTAGTATTGATCCATTTGGCATATGGATATCACCAAGTGGTTCAGCAGGTGTTAATTCTTTCTTACCTTCCATTTTTTCAATCCACCAAGTATCAACTCCACGTACTAAAGGAAGTTGTTTAAAGTTATAGAACGGTGGTGGTGATGGGAGTGCCCATTCAAGTGTACGTCCATCTCCCCATGGATCGTTGCCAACTTTTTTATTACGTACAGATGTAATAACAATATTGATTAACATGACTATTACACCAAAGGCCATGAAAGCAGCCCCTATAGAACTGATTAAGTTTCCTGTATCTAAACCTTGGTTTGGAAGGAACTTCCAAATACGGCGTGGCATACCCATTAATCCTAAGAAATGTTGGATAAAGAATGTTAAATGGAATCCAATTAAGAATGTCCAGAAAGTTATTTTTCCTAGTGTCTCATTTAACATCGTACCAAACATTTTTGGCCAATAGAATTGAGTACCTGCGATTAGAGCAAATACAACACCACCAACAATAACATAGTGGAAGTGGGCAACTACGAAATAAGTATCATGATATTGATAATCTGCTGGTGCTGCTGCTAGCATAACACCTGTTACCCCACCCATTAGGAATGAAGGGATAAACGCTGCAGCCCATAACATTGGAGTTGTAAATTTAATATTACCGCCCCACATAGTTAATAACCAGTTAAAGATTTTCATACCTGTTGGAATCGCAATTGTCATTGTTGCAACAGCAAAGATTGCATTGGCTACCTCACCAAGACCAACCGTAAACATGTGGTGAGCCCAAACCATGAATCCAAGGAATCCGATTAAGACCGTTGCAAAGACCATTGATGAATATCCGAACAATCTTTTTCTTGAAAATACAGCAAAGATTTCCGAGAAAATACCAAACGCTGGTAGGATTAAGATATAAACTTCTGGGTGTCCAAAAATCCAGAATAAATGTTCCCAAATAATTGTGTTACCTCCACCGGCAACCTCAAAGAATTGAGCCCCAAACATCCGGTCAAAGGTTAACATAAACATTCCAACTGTTAATGGAGGGAATGCGAAAAGAATTAATGCAGATGTAACAAATGTTGTCCAAGTAAACATCGGCATACGCATATAAGTCATACCTGGCGCACGCATATTAATGATGGTAACTAAAAAGTTAATTCCCCCCATTAATGTACCAAAACCAGAAATCTGTAAACCTAATGCATAAAAGTCTACACCATGTCCAGGTGATTCAAGTGAAAGTGATGCATATGAAGTCCAACCTGCATCAGGAGCGCCACCTAAAAACCAAGATAAGTTTAAGAAAAGTCCCCCAAAGAAGAATAACCAAAAACCTAAA contains:
- the ctaD gene encoding cytochrome c oxidase subunit I; translated protein: MSSKAQKRGFGAVIWDYLTTVDHKKIAILYLIAGGLFFLIGGIEALIIRIQLAFPDSNFVSAGLYNEVLTMHGTTMIFLAAMPLVFAFMNAVMPLQIGARDVAFPFINSLGFWLFFFGGLFLNLSWFLGGAPDAGWTSYASLSLESPGHGVDFYALGLQISGFGTLMGGINFLVTIINMRAPGMTYMRMPMFTWTTFVTSALILFAFPPLTVGMFMLTFDRMFGAQFFEVAGGGNTIIWEHLFWIFGHPEVYILILPAFGIFSEIFAVFSRKRLFGYSSMVFATVLIGFLGFMVWAHHMFTVGLGEVANAIFAVATMTIAIPTGMKIFNWLLTMWGGNIKFTTPMLWAAAFIPSFLMGGVTGVMLAAAPADYQYHDTYFVVAHFHYVIVGGVVFALIAGTQFYWPKMFGTMLNETLGKITFWTFLIGFHLTFFIQHFLGLMGMPRRIWKFLPNQGLDTGNLISSIGAAFMAFGVIVMLINIVITSVRNKKVGNDPWGDGRTLEWALPSPPPFYNFKQLPLVRGVDTWWIEKMEGKKELTPAEPLGDIHMPNGSILPVFISFGLFIAAFGAMHHRDEGNTWGIPVLVIGLAIALGSMLIRSLKDDHGFHIHKEELIEDDNDKGVKA